The sequence below is a genomic window from Silene latifolia isolate original U9 population chromosome 7, ASM4854445v1, whole genome shotgun sequence.
atccgttttaaaggtactttcgacataaatcattaatccgttgtaattattgtaatcctcattattgtattattgtatttcttttatcgcattgcttgtatgtcttcacatgtaattaaatctaaatccctacttcgactcaattgtatgttaaattaattgttcactgacttagtctaattctcatatgttaggattaaaacgttggatgttgcattgcatgcatataatcgacaatatatcgagtatagataatttctcgaatcattagtagaggccgctatcgaggcgggcgggattaggtgttcggtcAAAAGagattcctaatacgtaccctcacctcttactccagatctctgtgaacatccgtgttcattggcatccacgagagtcattctagacatagaatgctaagggtaacgagttcttggtgttcatgtcactactttgtgtcttgacatgacatgaggtattcaaacggtttccaattttccacaataaattggtggcgactccacaaatgcaaacgcttgtttcccaagcgcccccgtggcccgtgtccacaaCAACCTGACAAGCTACCGATAGTGACCGCTCCTGACCCTAGGTTTGGTCCGAGGTGTTACAGTGCACCCCCACCAAATTAATCCTAAATCCGTCACtgtatgtgaggagtattataatgaaaggGGAATATTAGGCTGAATAGGAAGGAGTACTATTCTTCAAATGATAAGCTTACtagattttggaaaaaaaaaaacacaagtttGGCAATATTCTCATACAAACATCAAAAGTTCATTTTTGCTTAGTCTTTGTGCGACATTGTTGGCAGTACATACAGTCCTGCTTAAATACTTGAAAGGTTTATACGACAATTTCGGCAGCAATATAACATGTCCTTTCTCGGTGAATCtttataggagaagtgtaaataactaaatatcgacaatctcccacttatacgTAACACATAAGTATTCATTTGCCTACCAAATTGGTTTAGGGTGGACAAATTGTAAATGAAATGATGAGTAGAGAACGGCCGAAGATTGAGGATTTTGAGGACTTTTGTGAGATTACTTTTAATAGCGGGCCCAGCGGGCTATCCATGGGCAATTTTTAGTCCAAGCCCGTCAATTTATTCTAGCGGGCCTAATTTTCTTGTCCGTTaccaattatttttttttatttttcttgtccaAGCCGGTTATTTTAACAGACCGAACGGGCTGGGACAAATGGGTCGGCCCGCACTTGATCTGATCTATGTCAATGGTAAAGGTGGCAAGTCTGGTCGGGTTAGATCTGGCAAACTGGTCAATCTGGTCGGGTTTAGGTGGGGCTAATTCGGACCCGGTTATTTCAGGTTTCGGGGTGTTTTTCGGGTACGTTGGTCAGGTCATTTTAGGGTCGAgttatttcgggttcgggtcattttcgagtCAATGATTAAGAGAAAAAAGTGTGTTTAGTGTTATTACCtattttttgtttaattttgatAATTAATTCTTTATTTTTAATGTAAATAATATTAAGTGTGCTTTTAAATTAGTCATTTCAAGTATTTTTTTGgacaattagagttatattttgtcgggtcattttttGGTCGGGTTGTTTCAAATTGGGTTAAATCGTGTCGGGTCAGTTCCGTGTCAACAAAGTTCGGGCCGGGTAGGGTTGATTCGGGTTTCGAATCACATTCGAGAGTTGTAGATTtgggtcaatttcgggtctcgggttaACCTTTTTGTGTTAGATCAATCGGGTGGGGttggttttgccaggtctagttagAGTCGGGCTACATTGGGTTTGGATCATATCAGATTATCAGGTTATGACTACATTCTGATTCAGTTAGTTGGTCAATATTTAGCTTGGGTTCAAATTGGGTTGGATCATTCAGGTATATTTATTAGGTTGGGTTTGGGTCACATTTTGACCGGGCTGTATCATTATCGGGTACGAGAAGATGCTCACCCACCATCCAACAAAGGACCATCAGATCATTCACGAGCCATTGCCCATTGGGAAACAATTGATAGAAAGTTTTTCATTGGGTTGGGGTTAGACCTGACAAAATTGACCCGATTCGACAGTTGAACTCAAGACCTGAGATTGACCCCAACTCGAATTAGCCCGACCCAATTTAATCCGATCCGACTATTTATTGTTACAAATTGATTATTATCCATAAATAATTTAATAATAGTTGATCTAAAAATGAGTCAAACGTAAAATGACTCAGACCGACCAGAACTAGAACCCGAACCCGACCCTGTTGACCCTTTTGTCAGGCCTAGTTAGGGTGTATACCCAAGCAAAAAGAGGTAAACAAAACAGTTTGAACAAGATGTGGGAAAACACTGTAATACCTACCACGGTTTTTTGGGTTCTGTCACTCgaccgaatagggctaactcggccgagtagtatgtcgtgtgttttctggtcaggctattgtccaggaacactcggccgagtatggtaatactcggccgagtaagaggTACTCGGCGGAGTACTCTCAGTccgttatttccgcggtttggttaaggatgattagagttataaattacgtttaACAGTTTTACTTTTCACTTTTTACCAAAATCTAAATCATTTCTACGTTCTCTAATCATCCCTAATCTCTCCCAAGACCtttgattgttcgtgagtcttTGTTCATCTCTCTCTCGCGTAAGTTCCGTCGGTAAGTAACTAGTCTTATATCTTTTGTTagttttgtcttttagggttttaccctAGTATTGGAATTTAGGGGAAAAGGGGTAATTGCATGTTGTGAttggattgttgtgattgttgttaggtggagaatTTGTAGAAGAACGTTTCCAGCTTCCGCCTATAGACTCGTATTCGGATTTGTGCtaagatagggtttccctactcagttgattgcataaTGAATTTAAGATGTGGTGATTATGATTGTAACTGTATGATTACTATTGTGTTGGCTTGTCTTTCTTGTTTATTGGAGTTGTGGTGGATTGACTATGTTgatgaggtgcgtcctcggctgagtgaagtcacttgcgggagtggcttcacgcccttgattcgccccttgtggaactcGCCACAAGGGGAATGtgaacattaaggaacatgggttgttactcgttgtgatgagcggggcttaggtgggcaaggctgcggtcccctactggcggtgaggattatctgttgtTGTTTGTGTATATTACTTATCTTTATTATGCTGGACTACAAACTTAAGTGTGTAGTTAGTTATGAGGCATGATTGGCAATGGAGAATGGTTGTTGTTTTGGTTGTTTGTGTATATTACTTATCTTTATTATGCAGTGaattgaccccgttgttgttttgtaaaactgtagtgatccattcggggatggtgagcagattgtgacaggcgATGGTTGACTTTAGCTGCGGGGACGAGGATGGtttgtcatcacttcgagtctagcttccgctgttacgagtttagatgTTTTGGTTTTCAGTTGTATTAAGATTTTATACACTTTCATTTTGGGTATTTCTTTGAGACAGTGTAATagttaaactttatactttaataaatgtttctgaatggttacttttgatatactaacctcgggcaaccgtgatggtaacagcttctcatggtagggtggtctttggtaaggcaccttgtcACCCCTGGGGTGTTACAAACACGCTCATCGCTCGTATCAAGATTAATTTAAATGACAAGCTGGGATTACGAATCTCCTTGCTTTGAGAGTGGAGGCAGCTTTAAGCGAtcaaacaacattttcaaattcgcTTGAATTTGAAAATTATGTAAAATATTTACCTTTTATACATTGTAAGTTCCAACATTTTAATGATGTATATCATCCGGTGTTCTGATTCAAGCCGGCTAACACCAGAGTAATGGCAAAACTCTCCCTTATGAGTTTTAACATTTTGGCATTTGAAAGCGCTCGAATTCGAAACCTCTGATTAAAGTAGAACAACCTAATCTTACCATCGAAAGTTTCAACATATAGTCAAACAATATAGTCATATTTAGTAAGTGGGGAGTTTGGTGTGGATCAAAGGGAGTATATAAGGAGAAAGCAGGGGAGAAATTAATTGTCCAAGGCAAAGAGATGTGCCATAAAAACAAGGTTTTGAAATCCCTGAAAATCATAAGGAATAACAATAGTTCCATTAAAATCACCTAAACTAACTCAAGGGTGTTTAATGTATGAGCAAAGGAAAACAAGTCCAATAAATTAATACTCCCATTTTTCTTTGCATTAATCCCTCCATTTAGTTAGCCCTTTCTCTTTCCATGCATTACATACATTTCTCCTCCAATTCCAACACAAatcaaacaatatatatataaacacATAAACAATGACATTCTTTTCAATTGCTCTCTCTTTTAGTGTTTGAACTACAAAATCGTAAAAGAAAAGAGAGAACAAATGAAGGTTTCGACAATGGTGACAAGGGCACTGCTTCTACTACTCAACATTTTGATAATCATAGAGTTAATGGGTCATCTTTTGGTTATTGAAGTTCATGGTGATAATTCATTTGGTAGATCAATTAGAGGTCATTTTTTTCATCAAGGACAAGTTGTTGATCATTATGTTAAGAAAATGGAGGCCTTTAAGGAGTCGATTTCTGCTCCACCTTCCATGTTAATATCACCTTCCCCTGCTTTTGATCCTCCCATGGTGAGTACTCTACTACTCCAATTCATTACTTACATGCAATATGACatgtttacattttcaaaacagtGTGAGTGCGGAGTCAGAAtttaaaatttcaaaacaattaaataaatctatagaTATAATTAATATATTTCATTTTTCGTTACTTAATGAGGCCCTAGCATTTGCTAGCATCTCAATTCTTGCCAGAAAAAGCAAGAATTGAATGTGTAGATAGAATATGTAAAGTTTTTCTAaattctccaaaaaaaaaaaaaaaaaaacgattgtGGGAAAATTATTCGATGAAAAAGTGAAATGAATGCAGGGGCAATCAAGAAGTGGACGGGTGTACCATGTAGCGTCGTATGGAGCGGACCCAACAGGGAAAAGCGATAGTACGGAAGCCCTGCTAAGAGTGTTTACTGATGTTAGCGAGAGcgtaaacaacaacaacaacaatgggtATTTAATGGAAGGCATTACTAACCTTGGTGGGTTAGAGATTAATCTTGACGGTGGTACTTACTTAATTTCTCGTCCTCTTCAATTTCCTACACTACATCTTGGTAATATCTTGGTACGTCCATACACATTTCTTGATTTTGTACTGCGTTTTTTTTGACAAATTAAAAATCTCTCATTATTTTAACAAATTAGTCTACGTTTTTTTGCTTATGTTTAATCTTCTAAAAGATCAAAGATaaattatatacggagtattatatttGTGTATTTGTAGGTTTATGAAATAGAGGTGAAAATAAGTATAAATTCCATTAAATGTGTTATGCTTGTATAATCAGTGATATAATCCTATTTACCGTGAAGTTATGATTGAAAGTTGGTGTTGTAACCATTTCCACACTGATTTGTATCACTAgaccattttttttaaaataaaatattcaCCAAAATTATGTCAAGTGAAATACAGTTGCATTATTACTGTAGATCTGTTCGGTTTCAAATCGGATTAAAATAGGTTCGATTTATATCAGGTGGACCTTAATTTGCGTTTCAGTTCGAATTTGATCGGGTTTATTTAAGTTAGCAACTTTAATCGGTTTTCACTATTTTGAGTCAGATACGGTTCAAGTCAGGTCAATATCAGTTCAGTTGGGTCTTAGGTCATAGTTTTCTTGAGCCAAGGGGAAAAAAAGTTAGCTTAAATGTATGAAGTATACTTTAAATTTGAATGTATAATTCATAATACCATTAATAAATAAAGAATCAATGAAAAAACACCTAAAATATTAGTGTTTTAATGAGAAAATAAATATTTGTAATTCAGGTCAATCGGTTTAATTCTTATCAGTTCCGATATATTCAGGTTCCGGTAACATTCGGTTATTATTGAATTAGCTCAGTTTCTATTCGATTTGGATTGAGTCGGGTTTCGGGTACATGTTACTCATAGCGAGTGTTCCTTCGGTCATTAATTCAGATATTTTCGATCGATTTTTCGGGTTCGAGTTTATTTTGTCAGGTTTAATTATTAGTAGACTTGACAAACGGGTCACGGGTCAGGATCGGGTCGGTTCAGttcgggtcgggttgtttcgaGTCTCGGATGTTTTTCAGGTATGTTGGCCATGTCATTTTCGGCAAGAGGGTCTGTTTATTTCGGGTCCTTGTCATTTTTGGGTCAATGATTAAGAAAGAAAAAAGTTGTTTAGTATTATTACCTATTTTTAGTTAGTTTTGATAATTGATTCTTTATTTTTAATGTAAATAATATTAAGTGTGCTTTTAATcagtcatttcaagtctttttggtcaattagagttatattttattGGGTcattttcggatcgggtcatttcgaTTCGAGTCAGTTCCAGATCAACAAAGCTcaggtcatgttcgggtcgggtcaattcgggtttcagATCACCTTTGGGGTTTTCTAGTTCAGGTCAATTTCGGGCTTGAATCAGCCTTTTCGAATCGGGTCAATCGGGGGTCGGTTTTGCCAGGTCTATTATTAGTAAAATTTCTGCTTTTATAATATTTCAATTCAATTGCTAAGGAGTAAGAACACGTACGTATATCGGATGTTTAATAAAGTTTGTTGTGAAACAGATACATGGAGGAACACTACGAGCATCAGACAATTTCGGCACCAACCGCTATCTCATTGAACTTTCGTTACCATCATCTCCTCAAAATCTTATTACTGCCTCTTCTACATCATCCTACAACTTTGAGTACATAACATTTAGGGACTTAATGTTGGATTGCAACTTCAGAGGTGGCGGTATTCTCGTCACTAATTCCCTTCGAATTGGCATTGACAATTGCTTTATCACTCATTTTATGACCGAGGGAATTCTCATCCAAAGTGGCCATGAGACCTTAATTCGGAGCTCGTTTATAGGCCAGCATATAACCGCCGGGAATCATCCAGGGGAAAGGAACTTTAGTGGGACAGGAATAACCTTGAATGGTAATGACAACGTCGTTACTGATGTAATGATTTTTTCAGCCGAAACCGGAATTATGGTTTCCGGTCAGGCTAACCTTCTTTCTGGGGTACATTGTTATAACAAAGCCTATGGTTTCGGAGGAACtggaatttatttgaagttaCCGGGATTAACTCAAACTAGGATTGTGAATTCTTACTTGGATTATACCGGGATTGTGGCCGAAGATCCTTTTCAACTCATAGTTTCCAACAACTTTTTCCTAGGAGACGCTTTCATTTCATTGAAATCGGTCAAGGGCATTGCTCGTGGAGTCAATATTGTCGATAATATATTCTCAGGATCAGGAAAGGGGATTGATATTGTACAATTAGACGGGTCTTTTGGGGACGTTGATCAAGTTTTGGTAGACAGAAATAACGCAAATGGGATGAACATGAAGGCGACTATTGCACGAGCAGCAGTGAAAGGGAATGCAACTTCATGGACGGCCGATTTTAATGGAGTTCTTCTTTTTCCTAACCTCATTAAACATGTTCATTATACGTTAAGTACGGATGGTGAATCTTTTCCTAGTTACGCTTTAAGGAATGTGTCGAATAATCAAGTAGTAATCGAGTCTAATTTAGTCGCACCCACGAGCGTATATGTCACAGTTGATCAAGGAGGTGGAAAATGATTACTTACTCAATTTAGATAATCACATTAGTCATCTTTGGTTGTTGGATAGTAGTGGTTAATGTAAGAAGTCTCAACCTTTTTTTCCTTTATGTGGAATGATGTGAGATCAAGTGTAATTAAACTATACGGAATTCTAAATTTATGCACATGAAAAAGAGATGACAAAGAAGTTGGTTTCTTTAGTAATGCCATTTGTAGTGATATATATGTGCTTTGCTTGTGGGTGCACGCACTATTGTGCTTTTCTTTGCTTGTGACTTTTTCTCCTTGAGGAAGTTGTCCAGGATAATGTCTGAGTAGAAAATTCAAATGAGGCTTCAACTATTGCTTACAACAAAGGTCATAAAAATTCTCGGAAGTATCTTAATGACTTTACAAACTAAGCTAGTTGACATATGCAGCTAAGTCTGCTTGttaaatccttaaatttaatTACTCTTTATGTCATAACTTGTTTTAATTTCGGTTAAACCAATCCTGAGGTTGAATGCAAATTCGAGTTGTACCTGACTTTAACTAATTTGAGTAAAAAGCTCACGCTTATATTAGAGCACTCTTTGGacttttttcttttcttaaatTTTATTGTTAGTTTTACTTATATGTCACTCGATTAATAGATttgagaaaaataaaataaacagagCTCATGTTGACGGTAAGTGTTTTATCAAGTTAGACTCAAATTTCAACCTTTTAGGTTTGACAAACTAACTAATTTCTAATCCACCTATGACCTATGCTGTGTGTTTTCAAATTGCAAAGGTTGACAAATATGTTATAGCATACTTTTAAATATGTAACATTAAATTTTCATATTTAATTAATTAGCCAATCTATTATAATTTTtagttattttgatttttttatactATAACGTCAATAATTACGTTATCTATCAAGTAGATCTTAGACGAATTATTATGAAACGAACTAGTTGTTGTATTATCAATTGTATTGAGTCATTTCCAAGTTACAAGTCGTTTTAATTTAAATTTATACGAATTGATTTGACCTCAACTTTGTTTGTTTCACTTATAGTCTAGGTAGCACTAAAATGAACACGTaatacggcatcccatgaaatttaggacacgagacacgttattttaatttaatttaattaaaaaaagtattttatagttataaacgtacggttttatttttgttaaagTATTTGATATCATTTTTAATTCCTAAAGCCCATCTTATAAAGTATcctataaattaaattaaaaaaagtAAAATGTGACAATCACTTCATTTTTAACTAAAGCCCATCTTATAATCAACCTCTTTCGACATTTCATTCCTCGTCTAAATAATATCATTCACCTCCAATTCAACTCATCCCACCAAGCTCTACCATAAAATAACTCTCATATCATTCCCTAGAAGGTGTGTCAAAAATGTGTCAAAATACTATGGACACTTGTCTGAGATGTGTTTAAATACCACGAAACCATACCCAAACAAATTAaaaaagttagacacggctttattgGCGTCTAACACGTTTTGGCGCGTGTCCCACGAATatcggtgtccgacacggtgttCGATACAGTAATATTAGTTAAGTGAAGTGTCGTGCTACCGTTATAGTTCACCAACTTTTATTTATAGATGTTTTTGAACCATATTTCAAACCGAAAAATTCTTATATCTTCCGAAAGGACGGTCCTTTTACACTTAAATTCAATCTACCAAATGAAAGACcaaattttttttcttcaaaGCGTTTCAATTTATTTGAGTCAAACCCAATCCTTCCGGATTGGCTGGCGTTAGATGAGGAAGACTGCGACCACCTACTCGTGCATGGTGTCTTTGTTGGTGCATGGTGCCCACGGGTCCTTCATTGAtgggtgaatgaatgaatattgaTTGAGTACATCACATCTATACATGTATTCTTTACCTCATTTGTACGTCTAGAAAGTGAGAGAGAGTGAGATATCCTACCCAAAACACCAACCGTGACATTGATTATTTGTCTGACGCCCTTCACGTCTTTCACAACTCGATCTAAATCTACCTCTTCCCTTCACTCATTATTTTACTTCTACTATTCATATACTCCCTCGGATTCACAACCACTTCCCCACTTTGTTTTTTCGGATTATTCGGataactttttttattttttttgagaaggtttgtatggtccaaatttaactttattatgggctcgcttggaatgagagtaattattaagggagtaatagagctaaaatgaactaaaaaatggagggaagggaTGATGATGAGAGATAGAAATGGATAGAAATGGGGAAATATAATGTAATAGTTCCTCCATTAGGGGGTAATAATTACTTGAGGGGGGAGGTAGGTAACAATTACCCCCCTAATGGAGGAACTATTACACTATATTTCTCAATTTCTATCCATTTCTATCTCTCATCCTTATctcttccctccattttttagttcattttagctctattactcccttaataattactctcattccaaGCGAGCCCATATATAGGGATAGTAAAttgtgccgaaaaaaaaaaattattgtgaATAggttaaaaaatataaaaataaataatgtaATATACTTCCTTCATctcaattttattattattttttttgcttTAAAATTTGTTGAAATTATAGTCTCATTCTAAATTGAGTAATGAAAATATTTGATCATACAATATTGTCCTAGAGGCCCTTTCTAAAATGTTCATTTAAGATGGTATATCCGTTTTAACTTTAAAACGGGTTAAGTGTTACACATAAGAAAAACAAAATACATTGAGATTAGCAAAAAGACTGCCCTGTCTATGCAAGTAGTTATTTGACCGGTTTTTATCTTAATCTTAAAACGGATATTAACTCTTAGGAAGACctattgaaaaaagaaaaattccGAGAGGATGTTACTCCTTACAATCAAAGGCaatctatcaaataaaatattataataatttagGTGTAAGGAATACCGTCCTTCCAGACACAAGaattttttgtgaaaaaaaagaagaaaaaacaaaAGTTGAAACTTGGAGAATCCGCCTGGTGAGCGGGTCTTCCTTGCTGTGTAGCTTCGTTGCTTGTATAGTTGTATTGTATTGTTTCTTTCCCGACACAACCAAACACATACCTTAATTGCCACTCTCTGTCTATCTTTCTTCTCTATCTCTTctcattcatttcattcattcattcactgaCTCACTCACTAACCACCGACACTCCACTCCAACTCACTTCCATAACAATGAGGGAACCATCTTCTACAACCACCACCGTCATCGAAGCAGCACCTGACAACAACctcgaagaaatggcagccgcaAATGCTCCTCCTCAATCCCTCCTTGAACGTCTTAAGGATTACGGTCAAGAAGACGCTTTCGCTTTTTGGGATGATCTTTCTTTAAATGAACGTCAACACCTCATCCATGACATCCAGGTCAATACTCATTACATTACAATTCACTGCAATGCCATACAATTACGACGTTATCACTATTATATTCCTCCTTCCGTTTCGCCAATTCTTATTCTTTTGATCTAGATTACTAtttttttaatgttttgtttCAGACCTTGGATCTCTTACGGATTGATCGGATCATCCGATGTTCCCTT
It includes:
- the LOC141592233 gene encoding polygalacturonase QRT3-like, producing MKVSTMVTRALLLLLNILIIIELMGHLLVIEVHGDNSFGRSIRGHFFHQGQVVDHYVKKMEAFKESISAPPSMLISPSPAFDPPMGQSRSGRVYHVASYGADPTGKSDSTEALLRVFTDVSESVNNNNNNGYLMEGITNLGGLEINLDGGTYLISRPLQFPTLHLGNILIHGGTLRASDNFGTNRYLIELSLPSSPQNLITASSTSSYNFEYITFRDLMLDCNFRGGGILVTNSLRIGIDNCFITHFMTEGILIQSGHETLIRSSFIGQHITAGNHPGERNFSGTGITLNGNDNVVTDVMIFSAETGIMVSGQANLLSGVHCYNKAYGFGGTGIYLKLPGLTQTRIVNSYLDYTGIVAEDPFQLIVSNNFFLGDAFISLKSVKGIARGVNIVDNIFSGSGKGIDIVQLDGSFGDVDQVLVDRNNANGMNMKATIARAAVKGNATSWTADFNGVLLFPNLIKHVHYTLSTDGESFPSYALRNVSNNQVVIESNLVAPTSVYVTVDQGGGK